The following are encoded together in the Zingiber officinale cultivar Zhangliang chromosome 8A, Zo_v1.1, whole genome shotgun sequence genome:
- the LOC122009383 gene encoding uncharacterized protein LOC122009383, protein MSKSALQSLRKAISIEIKKLHDYVNRRGSEEVEKAMQKTTTLLDQQMDSISKRQRSIELWRSACNFFVVFIIVGMLILSILYALFHKPVVSTVTSAVATGIKILEPFAESALDKKEQKLSEEKQMVQLMMQGLAPLAGNLRTLRYQTTECVSKLREEFEKKMPDDFSTVKVESVRVSVPDIVKNMVISVKDLKRQIKQYRYDVQHFETTFTKLIKKN, encoded by the coding sequence ATGAGTAAGAGTGCGCTCCAATCACTTCGCAAAGCCATTTCTATAGAAATAAAAAAGTTACATGACTACGTCAATCGGCGTGGTTCTGAGGAAGTGGAAAAGGCAATGCAGAAGACGACGACCTTACTCGATCAACAAATGGACAGCATCTCTAAGAGGCAGAGGTCAATCGAGCTGTGGCGCTCGGCTTGCAACTTCTTCGTCGTATTCATCATCGTCGGTATGTTAATTCTTTCCATCTTATATGCATTATTCCACAAACCGGTGGTCAGCACCGTGACAAGTGCTGTGGCAACGGGGATCAAAATACTGGAGCCGTTTGCTGAATCGGCATTAGACAAGAAGGAGCAGAAATTGAGTGAGGAGAAACAAATGGTCCAGTTGATGATGCAGGGACTGGCTCCGCTGGCGGGTAATCTCCGCACTCTTCGTTATCAGACGACGGAGTGTGTCTCTAAGCTCCGAGAAGAGTTTGAGAAGAAGATGCCCGACGATTTTTCGACGGTGAAGGTTGAATCAGTACGGGTTTCAGTTCCAGATATAGTAAAGAACATGGTGATCTCTGTGAAGGATTTGAAGCGCCAGATTAAACAATACCGCTACGATGTCCAACACTTCGAGACCACTTTTACTaaactcataaaaaaaaattaa